In Micromonospora cremea, the genomic window GCACCGTCCGGGTGACCCCACCGGCGCCGGGCAGCAGGCCCAGGGTCACCTCGGGCAGCCCGAGCCGGCTTCCGGGCGCGTCCAGGGCGACCCGGTGGTGGCAGGCGAGCGCGATCTCCAGGCCGCCGCCGAGCGCCGAGCCGTTGACGGCGGCGACCACCGGCCGGCCCAGCGTCTCCAGCCGGCGCAGGTCCCACTTGATGGTGCCGAGCAGTTCGGCCAGCGCGGGCGCGTCGGCCCGCGTCGCCCGAACCATCTCCGGCAGGTCACCGCCGGCGAAGAAGGTCGACTTCGCGCTGGTCACGATGACCCCGGTCAGCTCGTCGCGCTCCGCCTCCAGCCGGTCCAGCACCGCGCTCATCGACGCGGCGTACGCCCGGTTCATCGTGTTGGCGGACTGGTCGGGGTCGTCCAGGGTGAGCGTGACGACGCCGTCGGCGCCGCGGTCGTACCGGATGGTGTCGGTCATGGTCGTCCTCCGGGTCAGCAGCGCTCGAGAACGGTGGCGACGCCCATGCCGCCGCCGATGCAGAGGGTCACCACGGCACGGCGCAGGTCGCGGCGCTCCAACTCGTCCAACGCGGTGCCGAGCAGCATCGCGCCGGTCGCGCCGAGCGGGTGGCCGAGGGCGATCGCCCCGCCGTTGACGTTCACCCGGTCCGGGTCCAGGCCCAGGTCGCGGACGTACTTGAGCACCACCGCGGCGAACGCCTCGTTGATCTCGAACAGGTCGATGTCGGCGAGGGTCAGCCCGGCGGCGGCGAGCGCCTTGTGAGTGGCCGGGATCGGGCCGGTCAGCATCAGCGTCGGGTCGGCGCCGCTGACCGCCGCGCCGACGATCCGGGCGCGCGGGGTGAGGCCGAGGTCCCGCCCCACCTCCGCCGAGCCGATCAGGACCAGCGCCGCGCCGTCCACGATGCCGGACGAGTTGCCGGCGTGGTGGACGTGCTCGATCGCCTCCAGCCAGTGGAACTTCTGCAACGCAACCGCGTCGAAGCCGGCCGCCTCGCCCATGGTGGCGAAGGACGGGGTGAGCCGGGCCAGCGCCTCCCGGGTGGTCTCCGGGCGGGGGTGCTCGTCCACGGTGAGGATGTCCAGCCCGTTGCCGTCGCGAACCGGCACCACCGAGCGGGCGAAGTGGCCGCCGGCCCACGCCTTGGCCGCCCGCTCCTGCGAGCGCAGCGCGTACCCGTCCACGTCGTCGCGGGTGAAGCCCTCCAGGGTGGCGATCAGGTCGGCGCTGACGCCCTGCGGCACGAACGAGGTGGCCAGCGCGGTCTGCGGGTCGGTGGCCCACGCGGCGCCGTCGGAGCCCATCGGCACCCGGGACATCGACTCCACCCCGCCGGCCAGCAGCAGGTGCTCCCAGCCGGAGCGGATCCGCGCCGCGGCGGAGTTGACCGCCTCCAGCCCGGAGGCGCAGAACCGGTTGAGCTGCACCCCGCCCACCTGGTCGGGCAGCCCGGCCAGCAGCGCCGCGGCCCGGGCCAGGTCGCCGCCCTGCTCGCCGACCGGAGTGACGATGCCGAGCAGCAGGTCCTCCAGCCGGTCGACGTCCAGGCCGGGGTTGCGTTCGCGCAGCGCGTCGATCAGGCCGACCACCAGGGAGATCGGCTTGACCCCGTGCAGCGCGCCGGTGTCCCGGCCGCGTCCGCGCGGGGTGCGGACCGCGTCGTAGACGTACGCCTCAGAGGGCACGGGCGATCAGCTCCTTCATGATCTCGTTGGTGCCGCCGTAGATCTTCTGGACGCGGGCGTCGGCGTACATCCGGGCGATCGGGTATTCGGTGGTGTAGCCGTAGCCGCCGAAAAGTTGCAGGCACCGGTCGATGACCTCGCACTGGCCGTCGGTCAGCCAGTACTTCGCCATCGCGGCGGTGGCCACGTCCAGCTCGCCGCGGGTGTGCCGGACGATGCAGTCGTCCAGGAAGACCCGGCTGACCCGGGCGCGGGTAGCGCACTCGGCGAGCACCATCCGGGTGTTCTGGTGGCCCATCAGCGGCTTGCCGAAGGCGGCCCGCTCCTTCGTGTACGCCACGGTCAGCTCGATCGCACGCTCCATCGCGGCGACCGCGCCGACTCCGATCACCAGTCGCTCCTGCGGGAGCTGCTGCATGAGCTGGATGAAGCCCAGCCCTTCGGCGCCGCCGAGCAGGTTGTCCGCCGGCATCCGGAACTCGTCGAAGAACAGCTCGGCGGTGTCGTTGGCGTGCAACCCGATCTTGGACAGCAGCCGACCCCGGCGGAAGCCCGCCGGGTCACCGCTGACCTCGCAGACCAACAGCGAGACACCGGCCGCCCGCTGCTCGGGGTCGGTCTTCACGGCCACGATGATCAGGTCGGCCAGGCCACCGTTGGTGATGAACGTCTTCGCCCC contains:
- a CDS encoding acetyl-CoA C-acetyltransferase, coding for MPSEAYVYDAVRTPRGRGRDTGALHGVKPISLVVGLIDALRERNPGLDVDRLEDLLLGIVTPVGEQGGDLARAAALLAGLPDQVGGVQLNRFCASGLEAVNSAAARIRSGWEHLLLAGGVESMSRVPMGSDGAAWATDPQTALATSFVPQGVSADLIATLEGFTRDDVDGYALRSQERAAKAWAGGHFARSVVPVRDGNGLDILTVDEHPRPETTREALARLTPSFATMGEAAGFDAVALQKFHWLEAIEHVHHAGNSSGIVDGAALVLIGSAEVGRDLGLTPRARIVGAAVSGADPTLMLTGPIPATHKALAAAGLTLADIDLFEINEAFAAVVLKYVRDLGLDPDRVNVNGGAIALGHPLGATGAMLLGTALDELERRDLRRAVVTLCIGGGMGVATVLERC
- a CDS encoding acyl-CoA dehydrogenase family protein, yielding MPTLASDGPSSPWREPEHDDLADLARTFFTKEVLPHSERLLAQGHPDREHYRRAGELGLLGLSVPEEYGGGGGGFTHEAVMLHEQAYTGESSLGLAVHSGIVTGYLATYGSEEQKRRWLPGLCSGDLVGAIAMTEPDGGSDLQAMRTRAVRDGDDYLVTGAKTFITNGGLADLIIVAVKTDPEQRAAGVSLLVCEVSGDPAGFRRGRLLSKIGLHANDTAELFFDEFRMPADNLLGGAEGLGFIQLMQQLPQERLVIGVGAVAAMERAIELTVAYTKERAAFGKPLMGHQNTRMVLAECATRARVSRVFLDDCIVRHTRGELDVATAAMAKYWLTDGQCEVIDRCLQLFGGYGYTTEYPIARMYADARVQKIYGGTNEIMKELIARAL